A genomic region of Rhipicephalus sanguineus isolate Rsan-2018 chromosome 3, BIME_Rsan_1.4, whole genome shotgun sequence contains the following coding sequences:
- the LOC119387894 gene encoding 60S ribosomal protein L36 yields the protein MGLHYKLAVGLEKGHRVTKNESKPRPSRRKGALSKHTKFVRDLVREVCGFAPFERRAMELLKVSKDKRALKFIKKRLGTHLRGKRKRDELSNVLLAQRKAQAHKEKTEHK from the exons ATGGGATTGCACTACAAATTGGCCGTAGGCCTTGAGAAGGGCCACAGGGTCACGAAAAATGAGTCCAAGCCCAGGCCATCGCGACGAAAGGGC GCTCTGTCAAAGCACACAAAGTTCGTTCGCGATCTCGTCCGGGAGGTTTGCGGATTCGCACCCTTCGAGCGAAGAGCCATGGAGTTGCTGAAAGTGTCAAAGGATAAGCGTGCCCTCAAGTTCATCAAGAAAAGG TTGGGCACCCACCTGCGTGGCAAGAGGAAGCGTGATGAACTGAGCAATGTCCTCTTGgcccagaggaaggcacaggctcacAAGGAAAAGACTGAGCACAAGTGA